One window from the genome of Amaranthus tricolor cultivar Red isolate AtriRed21 chromosome 9, ASM2621246v1, whole genome shotgun sequence encodes:
- the LOC130824005 gene encoding uncharacterized protein LOC130824005, giving the protein MAKIPIKFNRLASAFDEATRGQRPCDGSSSGSEYWPESGPDLSDLINSFFEKSNYDINLDHNFDIEINDINENIGNDSGDESVEVNWVPKNDEDEDDKERKELLESLLLECRSNNNNGNKKNGIKQKIWDEIEVALKLFSGNCNYSVNDASRSSLKRFVMAHLRDKGFDAGLCKSRWEKTGRFPAGTYEYIDVNIRKTRYIIEVFLAGEFEIARPTIRYTTLLEMIPSILIIEKTQVLKQLMRLMTSAMRDSLKHANMHIAPWRRNGYMQAKYASPYKRTTNRESNSKIVNKDEKKLAMKRLGFEAHNQLPKVSYFCRDDIFGSKVNGARVGLLASVFQDI; this is encoded by the exons atggcaAAAATACCAATAAAATTCAATAGATTAGCATCAGCCTTTGATGAGGCAACACGTGGGCAACGGCCATGCGACGGTAGCAGCAGCGGCAGCGAGTATTGGCCTGAGAGTGGGCCCGATCTCTCGGATCTTATAAATTCATTTTTCGAGAAAAGTAATTATGATATAAATTTAGATCATAATTTCGATATTGAAATTAATGACATAAATGAAAATATCGGTAATGATTCTGGTGATGAGTCAGTTGAAGTTAATTGGGTACCTAAAAATGACGAGGACGAAGATGATAAAGAAAGGAAAGAATTGTTAGAGAGTTTATTATTAGAGTGtagaagtaataataataatggtaataaaaagaATGGTATTAAGCAAAAGATTTGGGATGAAATTGAAGTTGCATTGAAATTATTTAGTGGTAATTGCAATTATAGTGTTAATGATGCTTCTAGAAGTAGCCTTAAACGTTTTGTGATGGCTCATCTTCGTGACAAGGGCTTTGATGCTG GCCTTTGCAAATCTCGATGGGAGAAAACGGGTCGTTTTCCGGCAGGAACATACGAGTACATTGACGTGAACATACGAAAAACTCGATACATTATTGAAGTATTCTTAGCCGGAGAATTCGAAATAGCACGACCAACAATTCGTTACACCACGTTACTAGAAATGATACCATCAATACTAATCATAGAAAAAACACAAGTTCTTAAACAACTAATGAGACTAATGACAAGCGCAATGAGGGACTCATTGAAGCATGCAAACATGCACATTGCACCTTGGAGGCGTAATGGCTATATGCAAGCCAAGTATGCTAGCCCTTACAAGAGGACGACTAATCGAGAATCGAATTCGAAAATTGTCAACAAGGACGAAAAAAAATTAGCCATGAAAAGGCTTGGTTTTGAAGCTCACAATCAACTTCCTAAGGTTTCTTATTTTTGTAGGGATGATATTTTTGGTAGTAAGGTTAATGGAGCAAGAGTTGGACTTTTGGCTTCTGTTTTTCAAGATATTTAA
- the LOC130824191 gene encoding alkaline ceramidase-like isoform X1, with the protein MDDEILNFWGPVTSSIDWCEKNFVYSPYIAEFYNTISNIPTIVLTIIGLIVALSQGFEKRFTVLHLSNMVLALGSILFHGTLQRVQQQSDETPMVWEMLLYIYILFSPDWHYRSTMPTFLFLYGVIFAVIHSLFHLGISFKLHYTAFCLLCFPRVYKYYIHTEDLAAKRLAKLYVATLFLASLCWLFDRLFCEQISGWLFNPQGHALWHILMGFNSYIANAFLMFCRAQQRGWAPQIVRFMGFLPYVKINKLKSQ; encoded by the exons ATGGATGATGAAATTCTAAATTTCTGGGGTCCGGTCACATCTTCGATCGACTGGTGTGAGAAGAATTTTGTTTATTCACCTTATATTGCAGAGTTTTACAACACAATATCAAATATACCAACCATTGTTTTGACTATCATTGGTCTCATAGTTGCCTTAAGTCAGGGTTTTGAGAAGAGATTCActgttcttcatctttcaaATATGGTACTTGCATTGGGGAGCATTTTATTCCATGGAACGCTGCAACGTGT GCAACAACAAAGCGATGAAACTCCGATGGTTTGGGAAATGCTTCTCTATATCTACATCCTCTTTTCACCTGATTGGCACTACCGAAGCACAATGCCGACCTTCCTCTTCCTATACGGCGTAATCTTTGCTGTTATACATTCTCTATTCCATCTTGGTATCAGCTTTAAACTTCATTATACAGCATTCTGCCTCCTTTGCTTCCCTCGGGTTTACAAGTACTACATCCACACCGAGGATCTTGCAGCCAAACGCCTTGCAAAGCTTTACGTGGCCACCCTATTCCTTGCGAGTCTGTGTTGGCTTTTTGACCGTCTTTTTTGCGAACAGATATCCGGTTGGCTGTTCAACCCACAGGGACACGCCTTGTGGCACATCTTGATGGGTTTTAACTCCTACATCGCAAATGCGTTTCTGATGTTTTGTCGTGCTCAACAACGAGGATGGGCTCCACAAATTGTTCGTTTCATGGGCTTTCTCCCTTATGTGAAgataaataaacttaaatccCAATGA
- the LOC130824191 gene encoding alkaline ceramidase-like isoform X2: MISLILIGVEYFSFGLLNFHHRWHYSISLPAIVAGDSLVHLSSPVLCACCFTLGRINQKMRQQQSDETPMVWEMLLYIYILFSPDWHYRSTMPTFLFLYGVIFAVIHSLFHLGISFKLHYTAFCLLCFPRVYKYYIHTEDLAAKRLAKLYVATLFLASLCWLFDRLFCEQISGWLFNPQGHALWHILMGFNSYIANAFLMFCRAQQRGWAPQIVRFMGFLPYVKINKLKSQ, translated from the exons ATGATATCCTTAATATTAATCGGTGTCGAATATTTTTCCTTTGGTCTGCTGAATTTTCACCATCGTTGGCATTACTCGATTTCTTTGCCTGCAATAGTTGCAGGAGATTCACTTGTACATCTTTCTTCTCCCGTTCTCTGTGCTTGCTGCTTCACACTTGGGagaataaatcaaaaaatgcG GCAACAACAAAGCGATGAAACTCCGATGGTTTGGGAAATGCTTCTCTATATCTACATCCTCTTTTCACCTGATTGGCACTACCGAAGCACAATGCCGACCTTCCTCTTCCTATACGGCGTAATCTTTGCTGTTATACATTCTCTATTCCATCTTGGTATCAGCTTTAAACTTCATTATACAGCATTCTGCCTCCTTTGCTTCCCTCGGGTTTACAAGTACTACATCCACACCGAGGATCTTGCAGCCAAACGCCTTGCAAAGCTTTACGTGGCCACCCTATTCCTTGCGAGTCTGTGTTGGCTTTTTGACCGTCTTTTTTGCGAACAGATATCCGGTTGGCTGTTCAACCCACAGGGACACGCCTTGTGGCACATCTTGATGGGTTTTAACTCCTACATCGCAAATGCGTTTCTGATGTTTTGTCGTGCTCAACAACGAGGATGGGCTCCACAAATTGTTCGTTTCATGGGCTTTCTCCCTTATGTGAAgataaataaacttaaatccCAATGA